The genomic window ATTAGCCATTACCGGGATTTTTAAATCAGTTCCTACAGCTTTATTCAGTTTCTCTGTAAAATAGGCGGAAAACAACGGAGAGGAAAGTTCTACATTCTGGTGAACAAAGAAATATAAGTTTTGTAAACCTTGCGCCTTCCAGCTCACAATTCTTTCAATCCAATCGTCTAAGCGTTTTTTATCTATGTCATCATCGTTTGCGCCAACAAAACGCACAAAGGCGGTGGGCGAAGTTAAACGCATATGCAGCATATCTCTTCTCCCCGCAGTATCAACAATAATATTGGCTACACCATTTTCCTGAAATAATTGTGCAAATTCGTTGGCAATGGCCGGATTTGAAAACCATTCTTCATTTCTCACTTCAACACCCAAAGGAATTACTTTTGGGAATTCGTTGATTACAATTTTTAGCCTTTCAAAATCTTTAGGTTTAAAGTTATCGTGCAATTGAAGAAAAGCCATTCCTAATTTATCTTCAAAATTACTGATGGCATCGCAATACTGTTCTACAGGTTCTTTAACGTTGATCAACCTTTTAAAGTGACTGATGGTATTGGTCAGTTTTGGGAAAAACTTAAAATCTGCAGGTGTTTTTTGTGTCCAGGTGATTACTTGTTCACGGCTTGGCATACCATAAAATGTGGCATTAAGCTCAATAGAATTAAATTGAGTAGAATAGTAAGTCAATTCATCCTTAGTTCCTTTTGGATAAAAACCCTTTAAATCGGCCTTGTTCCATTTGGCGCAACCCACATAGGCCTGGAAAGATTGTTTAGGTTTATTTGCTGCTAAAATTCCTGCTGTTTCAGGAGCATCAGCAGGAAGGGTATAATCTATAATAGTTGGGTCTTCTACTTGGCCGAATTTCATGTTGGTCTTTTTTATTTCAAATCAAATATATTGAAATGTCCAGCTAATAATCTGTCTTTTTTAATTTCTTTAAAAGATATAATGTAAAGATAATATGGGAAAGTAGAGTAAGTGATATCAAATAGAGCAATTCGTTAATTAGGCTGCTATAGGCAATGATGTCTATACTTAATCTGTTTTCAAAGTGTTTTATCAATAGATAACCTATATAATAAAAAAAAATAATAGAAAAAATGTAGGCAAAAAATAGCCAGCTTTTTATAAGCTTACGAAATCTAATTAAGTAAAATAGCGGTAGAATTATATTTAAACAGAGAACTATTAATTGTTTTAAACCTGGAACGGAAATTACAGAGTGCCAACTGGGAATAATTGAAGTGAAAAAATCACTTGAATACATTAATACCACGAATGCCAAGCAGGATATTAAGATAATTAGAATGATTTTTATAAATATTTTCATCGACCCAAAATTCCCAAATTATTCGTAGATGTAGTCATCCCTGAATTGTTTTATCGCTAAGTTAATAAAGAAAATTGTAAAGGATTCTGCTTAACGGTCGTCATGCTGAATTTATTTCAGCATCTTTCCTGCTAATAAAGCCCTTGAAATGAATTTACTGTAGCTTTTCGCTGTGCTAAAATTTAGGGTGACGAAACTAATAATAAAACATGAAAGGAATGCCTCTCAAACAACCTTAAGTAAGTATAAAAAAATACCCCAGTAAAAAAAACTGAGGTATTTGTATGTTGTGATATGTGATTTTGTTTTTACGTATCTCAAATTGAGAACTGAATTAGTAACCTAGAATCTTCAATACCTGCTTGCTATTTTGTTCTTCTCCAAAAACTTCGAAATTGAAACTTTCATCACGGTTTCTGCGGATCAAAACATGTTTCGGGCTTGGCAATAAACAGTGGTGAATACCACCATAACCACTCAATACCTCCTGGTAAGCACCAGTATGGAAGAATCCTAAATACTGCACCTTACGCGTTTTTGGCATAAATACACTGTTCATGTGTGCCTCCTGGTTGTAATAATCCTGTCCATCGCAGGTAATACCGCCTAAGTTAACCCGTTCATATTCAGCATCCCAATTGTTAATTGGCAATAAAATGTATTTTTGATTTAATGCCCAAACATCAGGTAAATTGGTGATAAAAGAGCCATCCAGCATTAACCAACGCTCACGGTCATTCTGTTGTTTACGGCCCAATACTTTATAAAGGATACCAGAAGCCTCAGCAACCGTATATTTACCAAATTCGGTAATAATATCTGGTTCCATTACGTCGTGGATGGCGCAGATTTCTTTAATCCTTTTTACAATTTCGTTTACCATGTATTCGTAATCGAAATCGAAAACCAACGAATCTTTAAATGGCATACCACCACCAATATCCAAGGTATCTAAATCAGGATTGATTTTTTTGAATTTACAATAAAGCGTTACGTATTTCTCTAATTCGTTCCAGTAATATGGCGAATCGGTAATACCCGAGTTAATGAAAAAGTGCAATAATTTAACCCTGAAATTTGGGTTGTGAACGATTTTGTTGTTGTAAAAATCAATAATGTCTTCCATACGTACGCCTAAACGCGAAGTATAGAATTGCGAGTCTGGCTGCTCTTCAGCTGCAATACGGATCCCTAAATTACAAGGGGTATCAATATCAACCTCATCATCAAAAAGATTAAACTCTTCTTTGTTATCTAAAACCGGGATAATATTGGTATAACCATCATGCAACATATCAATGATATATTGTTTGTACTGGTAGGTTTTAAAGCCGTTACAGATAATGGTGGTATCTTTCGTTAACACACCTTTTTTCTCCAGCGCATCAACCATAGGCATATCGAAAGCCGAAGAAGTTTCCAGGTGGATGTTGTTTTTTAAAGCTTCTTCTACAATATGCTTAAAATGCGAGCTTTTTGTACAGTAGCAATATTTATAATCACCACGATAATTGTTCTTTAAAATAGCGGTTTGGAAAAGGATCTTCGCCTGCTGAATCTTCTTGCTCACCATTGGTAAGTACGTGAAACGTAGGGGAGTACCGTAGGTTTCGATCATTTCCATCAGGTTTAAATCCTGAAAATATAATTCATCATCTATAACATCGAAACCCTCTTGAGGGAAACCAACACTTAAATCAAGAAATTCTGAGTAACTCTGCATTTACTTTTAAATAATTTTTGCAAAAATGTAATTTTAAATCGAGAATTAAACGGTATTGAAAATATTTTTACTGTAAGGAAACGCTTAGCCTAATTACAAAAAATGCCGACAACTTGTTTTGAATAGAAAGTGAGTGATTCTATTTTGGTAATGATCTGAAAAACAGGGGATAATAATATTTGTGAGTTTTAATATTTGGAAAGCAGGTTCCTGTTGTTATAGCTTGGGGTTGGCCCTGCTCTCCACTTTACTCGTTGCACTCGTGTTCGTTCCGATCAGGTTTATTGGGGCTAGGTTAGTGCATCTATTTAAGGTTTAACAGCGAGCGGCGTGATGAATTATGAGTAAATCATTTTATTTGATATTTATAAGGCTATATCATAATAGAATTGTCATCCTGAGCCTGTCGAAGGACCTCTTTAAATGTTCGGAAAACGTTTCGATACATTCGTCAGGCTCAGTACAGGCTGGGCTCAACGTGACAAGTTCGAATGTAATTACAGCTTAAGGTACAGGCTCTGAAACCAAATAACGTATTATCCTTTGCGGAGGTATTTGGTTAAAATTACAATAGTTTGTCCTTCAACTTTACCTTCAATCTGTTCGATATTATCATGAACTAATCGGATATTTTTAACTACGGTACCCAACTTAGCGCTCAAAGTTGAGCCTTTAACATCTAAAGTTTTAACCAAAACCACGGTATCGCCTTCAAATAAGCGCGTGCCATTGCTGTCCTGATGAAATTCTACGGTTCCTTCTTGCTCGTGGTCGCCGGTTTTTTTAGCCCAGTCCAAAGTTTCATCTTCAAGGTATAAAATATCCAGGCTATCTGCTGCCCAGCCTTCATTTCTTAGCCTGCTCAACATCCTCCAGGCAACAACCTGTACCGGGGCAAATTCCGACCACATGGTTTCTGTTAATATTTTCCAATGATTTGGGGCAAGCTGTTCCGTTTTTTCAATCTGATCTAAGCAGTTTTTACAAACTAAAATACTGTTATCGCTGTTGGCATTGCTTGTTGGCGGCACTTCGTATACCGATAAATTGGTTTCAGCGGTGCATAATTCGCATTTATTGCCCGAGCGGGTCTGTAATTCTTGTACTAAAGACATATTGATATTGGATTTTTGGCGAAAGTAATAAAACTAATCGGAATCGCGCGGATCGTCATTTCGACCACAGTGTTCCAAAGGAACTCCTTTGGAGGAGAAATTTTAAAGTTTGGTTTGATAGAAAAAGAATATTTGCTGATCATTAGGAAAGCAGGTTACTGTTTTTATCGGTTCCGGCAACCCTGCTCTTCATTTTACTCCGTTGCACTCGTGTTCATTCCGATCAGGTTTATGTAGCTAGGGGTGTGCTGCTATTTGAGGTTTAATAGCGAGTGCAATTATGCGAGAGGTTTTCCGTGTTTCTGTGGCAAAATAAAAATGGTTCGTGGAGACACGAGCGAGAAACAATGTTTTCTGATCATTTGGAAAGCAGGTTCCTGTTTTTTAGGTTTGGGTTAGTCCTGCTCTTCACATTACTCGTTGCACTCATGTTCGTTTCGATCAGGTTTATTTAAATTAGGGTGGTGCTGCTATTGGAGTTTTAATAGCGAGTGCATCTGTCAGATGGGCTTTCCCTGCGCTCCGAGCTTCCGTGGCAAAAATACAATGGTTCGTGAAGACACCAACCATTGGCGAGCGAGTGAGGTAATTAGTATATTATTTTAGGAATGACAGGTTAAGATAAATCGTCATTTCGACCGTATTGGAGAAATCTTTAAACTATCTAATAAGTACAGTTCAAAGATTTCTCCATTTCGCTGCGCTCCAGTCGAAATGACGACTGATTTTTACAACATTTCATTAATAACTCATTCCCATGATTGTTGGCTCACCAGCTAATCTTTTATAGCTACGATTTACTCGGCAAATGTACCTCAGCCAGCATGCATCTTGCGCTGCCACCGCCGTTTTTTTCGATCGTGTAAAGCGGTGCATAAATGATCCTGCTATATTGTTCTAATGCAGCAACCTGTTCAGCAGTTAAGGATAAAAAAGCCTGTTCCGACATCACCAATAAACTTTCGTCATCTGCATTGCTAACTTGTAACATATTGCCTGCAAATTTATTCATCTGTTCCAGGCTGATTTCGATAATTTCTTTGCCAGCCCCTTTTAAACTGGTGGTTACATTCAATTTCTCTTCAGGATCTCTAATCGAATCCAGGCAGATTACAGCAAAACGATCGCCAATGCACATCATTACATTGGTATGGTAAATCGGGTAATTTGATCCATCAACGGCCTGGAATACAATTGCGCTATAACCGGAATTTGCACAAAAGGTATCAAGTACGATTTGGTCTGTTCTAACTGATAAACAAGCATAAGCAATTTTATTAATCCGATCCAATACCAAACTTCCTGTACCTTCAAGATAAACCTGCTCAAATTCAAAAAAACTGATATCAATTACTATTCTTATAGAAAATTTCTTTTCCAATATTTTCATAATGTCATCCCGCCGCTCTAACCTGCGGTTTTCAGAAAACATTGGGTAAAGATATACAGAGCCATCTTCGTGGAAAGAAACCCAATTGTTGGGGAAAATAGAGTCGGGTGTTTCTGGTTCTAAGGTATCGTCTACTACCGTTACATCAATCTGGTTTTTTCTAAGTAAAGTAACAAAATCATCAAACTCTTTTAAAGCTTGTACCTGTACGTCGCTTTCGGTAGAGGCAATTTGAAACTTGTTATTTCCCGCCGTTTGCTCGTTGAATTTAAAATCAACTGGTCGGATCATGAGGATATGGTTGGTCGTTTGGTTCATTAGTTCAGTAGTTCAATAGTCATTTGTTTATAGTCAAGGTTAATCGGTTAGCTGGCGCTAAACGCCAAGCTCCAAACCAGATATTGTGTTAATTGGTTCATTCGTTCACTGGTTCATTATAAAGTTATCGCTATTTATTATCTGCACCACAACAAATGAACCAATGGCTAATGAACTATTGAACTAAATTATCCCTGAGTATCGGCAAACTCATACAATGGAAACCACCACGTGCACGTGATAATTCTGCCGAAGGCATTAAAATCAAAGTATCGGTTATGGTTTCGGCATTTACTTTGCCACTTTCTAAATCTTGGATCAAATCTTTCACATCCACCACATTAAAACCGGCAGCTTTAAAGGCTTCAACGGTTTTATCGTTTCTATCGTAGCCTAAAACAACGCCTTCTTTAATGGCTAAAAGGTTACAAGAGTCAGTCCATTGCTCCCGCGAATCGTAAGGGAACTGATTATTTCCGCTGTAGATGATTTTGGTTGGTTCAGTGCTTTTTAAATCGTTCTGGCTAATGTCGTTTAGTAAAGCTTCTACATGTTCGAAATGTTTCGGCTCCTGTGGATTCGCTTTTGTAAACTGAATAGCTGTGGTAGCTTCCAATTTTTCGGGTTCTTTTAAAAAGTTGATCGGCTCGTAAGGATTATATTTGGGCGAATGGGCAATCGAATTCAAAATTACCCAGGTATTGCGTTTAACCTGTGTAAAAACAGTGTCCAGGTGCATATAATCGCGTTTGCTTGGTATTTTTACAACCGTAACTTTCTCTACCACATCCTGATCGAACAATAATTTAATCGCTTCGTTGGCACCATGTTCAGAGGTTCTTTCGCTACAACCGATCAATACATGGTTTGGGCTTACCATCATCACGTCTCCACCTTCTAAAGTGGTGCTGAAAGCAGGTTCATCGCCTGGGCGTAAAAAGTGCATGGTCACATCCGGAATTTCGAGGATATTATTGCGGTAGTCCTCAAACAAAGGATGGTTAAAGAAAATATAACGCATTAAAAGTGTTTCGCGAACACGGGCTTTTTTTGCCGGTTTGTTTAACAGGATATGGTTGTTAATCGTTGTACCCACATCCCTGGTGAAAATTAAATTGGGGATGGGTGCAAAAATCATCGTATCGTTGGCCAATGTTCCGGAGATAAAAATCTCGGCCAACTGCTTTGGATCGGTATTGCTTAATTCCAGCTGAACCTTATAGGTACAGCCTTCAATCGCACAAACAGCAGCAACCAGTTTTTTACGGATGGATTCGTTCTCCAACATTTCGCTTAACAGGTTCTGAATCTCGATTACCGATTGAGAATTGTGAAAATCGGGGTGGTTGGGTTTGTAAAAATTACGGTTGGATGCCTCCGAATCTATTTCTGCCAGTTTTCCTTTAATCTTATCAGGATCAAGGAAATACATCAGCAGTTTAATATAATAATCGTATTCGCCTTTACGGATGGTATCTAAATGTACAATATCTTCGAAAAGCCAATCTTGTGCCTTAGAGGGTACAACTTTGCCTAATCCACTATCAGGACTATGTATTAATAATTTACGCAATCTGCCGATTTCGGTGTTTACGCTCACTTTAAAATTGGGGTTCTGCTCGCTCATAAAAAAGTTAGTTATTGCAAATCTATTAGAAAAATTCAGATATGAGAATTGAGATGATAGATTTGAGATAGACCAATACGGAGATAGGTTTATTTATTGCACAGAACCAACTAAATAAACCTTATTGAAGCGGCAGCTCCCGATTCCTTCAATCGGGACTATAGCGAAAAGAAGGACTATCAGAGCCGACTGGCACTACTTAGCTTTCCAAACCCCTTAAAAAGCTGTGAAAGTTGAAATTTAAGCTAAAAATCTTCGGACTCCGGACTCCCGACTTCGGACTTTTTTCTCTATTTTTGGCACATGAATTTTATTATTGCCGAAACGCAGAAAGCCATTTTTGAACTTTATAAGGAAGAAGTAGCCGAAAGTGTAATCAACATACAAGAAACACGTAAAGAATTTGAAGGACAGGCAACAATTGTTGTTTTTCCGATCACGAAAATTTCAAAAAAATCGCCAGAACAAACTGCTACTGAAATTGGCGAATATTTGATTGCAAATGTAACCGATATTACTAAATTTAATGTGGTTAAAGGCTTTTTGAACTTAAGCATTGCCGAAAGTTATTTCTTAAAACAATTTAACGAAGAAATTTTATCGCCTGATTTTGGCGTGTATGCACCGAATGGAAAAAAGGTAATGGTAGAATATTCGTCGCCAAATACCAATAAACCGCTTCACCTGGGGCACGTGCGTAATAACCTTTTGGGTTACTCGGTTTCTGAGCTGCTTAAAGCTTACGGTTACGATGTGGTAAAGGTAAACCTGGTTAACGATCGTGGGATCCACATCTGTAAATCGATGCTGGCCTGGCAAAAATGGGGCAATGGCGAAACACCCGAAAGTACTGGCTTAAAAGGCGATCATTTGGTTGGAAAATACTACGTAATTTTTGATAAAGAGTACAAAAAAGAAATCGATGCTTTAAAAGCGGAAGGACAAACAGAAGAAGATGCCAAGAAAAATGCACCATTAATTAAAGAAGCGCAACAAATGCTTTTGAAATGGGAGCAAGGGGATGAGGAAGTAGTTTCGCTTTGGAAAACCATGAACGAATGGGTTTACGCTGGTTTTAACGTAACGTATAAAAACCTTGGGGTAGATTTTGATAAATTCTATTACGAAAGTAATACCTACCTATTAGGAAAAGGTACGGTTGATGAAGGTTTGGCCAAAGGCGTTTTCTTTAAAAAGGAAGATGGTTCGGTATGGATCGATTTAACTGCCGACGGTTTAGACCAGAAGCTGGTTTTACGTGCTGATGGAACTTCGGTTTACATTACACAGGATTTAGGTACTGCCGAAATGAAACACGACGATTTCAATATGGATGAGTCGATTTATGTGGTAGGAAATGAGCAGGATTACCATTTCAAAGTGTTATTCCTGATTTTAGAGAAACTGGGCAAAAGCTGGGCAAAAGGTTTATATCATTTATCGTACGGAATGGTCGATCTGCCAAACGGTAAGATGAAAAGCCGCGAAGGAACTGTTGTAGATGCCGACGAGTTGATTGAAAGCATGGTAACTACGGCCCGCGAAAAAACAGAAGAATTAGGTAAGACCAACGATTTTAGTGAAGAAGATAAAGCAGAACTGTATAAAAATATAGGTTTAGGGGCGTTAAAATATTTCCTTTTAAAGGTTGAACCTAAGAAACGTTTGTTGTTCAATCCTGCTGAAAGTATCGATTTTCAGGGTAATACAGGTCCATTTATCCAATACACACATGCGCGGATTAAATCGCTGTTGAGCAAGTCTGATTATCAGTTTGCAGTTTGCAGTGAGCAATTTTCAGGAATATCGGATGTAGAATTGGAAATGATTCTGCAATTGGCAAAATATCCTGCAGAGATTGCTATTGCCGCTAAGGCCTACAGCCCGGCGAGTTTGGCCAACTATTTATACGAACTGGCTAAGCTGTTCAACAAGTTTTACCATGAGGTACCGCCAATTGTAAAAACAGAAGAAGGTGAAGTTAAACAGTTCCGTTTAAACCTGAGTAAAAAAACGGCTGATATTATTCATGCCGGAATGTTGATTTTAGGGATTACTTCGCCAGAGCGAATGTAGATACTGTTGGCTGAAGCCAGCGGTAATGAATTCGGAAGAATTGATTTAAAAATTTAATTGGTGGTTAACGAACTGATTTTACTTTGCCTGGTGGCTTTTGCTGCCGGTTTTATAGATGCTATTGTAGGTGGCGGCGGTTTATTACAAACTCCGGCCATTTTACTTATTTTGCCCCATTATCCTGTTGCCACGCTTTTAGGCACTACCAAAATCCCATCTATGGCGGGTACAACGCTCGCCGCTTTCAAATATTCGAAACAGGTTCGGTTTAATTATAAAGTGCTTGCAGCATGTGTGGCAACTGCATTTTGTGCTGCACTTTTGGGCGCGTTTCTGGTAAGCAGGATCGATAATTCGGTAATCAAACCTGTAATTCTGGTCGTACTCATTTTAGTTGCACTTTATACTTACTTTAATAAACAATTTGGTATCCACCAGGAGAAAACCCATTCGCTTAAACAACAGGTTTTAGTGGCCGGTTTATTTGGGATATTGATCGGTTTTTATGATGGTTTAATCGGGCCAGGCACAGGATCTTTTCTGATTTTGGTTTTCATTGCGGTTTTGGGCTTCGATTTTATTGGCGCCAGTGCACATGCCAAAATTGTAAATATGGCGACTAATCTGGCAGCCATTGTCTATTTCAGTTCTACAGGGCATATTCTGTTTCAATACGCTATACCGATGGCGCTTTTTAACCTAACCGGTGCTTTCTTCGGTACAAAACTGGCTTTGCTTAAAGGAAATAAATTTGTCCGTGTATTTTTTCTGATCGTTGTTTTTGGAACAATTTTAAGATTTGCTTATGATGCTTTATTAAAATAAGATAATCTTAGTAGATTTGTTTATCTATGATTAGATTAACGTTTAAATTTATTCTCGCTTCATTTTTACTTGCGATTTTTATTTCTTTTTCTTTAGATACACGTGCAGAGGTTTTTATTGTAACTTCAAACGCAGATGCTGGTTCGGGAACTTTAAGAGATGCATTAATCAAAGCGGCTGCAAATGGCAGTGCCGATAAAGACTTTATTCATTTTAATTTAGCAGATCAAAGTGAAAGCGGAAGAACCATAACCTTGTTAAGTCAATTGCCAGATGTTTCTTCGAATTTGGATATCGATGGATCGACACAATCAGGTAATTTTTTTGGTGTAAGTACAGCCAAAGTGCAAATTAAAATGTCATTTTCTTATTTAACTACTTATTACGGACTAACATTGATAAACGTTAATGATGTAGGTATTTATGGTATTTACATCATAAATTTATTGCCAACCACTGCACCGGGAAGCTGGGCACAACGGCAAGGGATATGTTTACGGCAAGCAAAAAATATAAAAATTGGGGCAGCTGGAAAAGGGAATGTGATTTGTGGCTTTACACATGAATTAGGGGTTAATGTTAATTTAACTGGTGGACAAATTCAGTATTATTCAGAAAATTTAACAGTTCAGGCTACTATTATTGGCTTTGACTCTGATGGTGTGACATTACCGATGTCTTTTTCCGGAGCTCAATCGATGTATTCCATATATGGACTGGTAGATATTGGTGGAAGTAGTCCTGCAGAAGGAAATGTATTTGCAAAAGGTATTAATTTCGCCCAGAGCAATTACAACTCAAATAACGATCCATTATATTCTACTCCGGCAACGATAAAAATTAGAAATAATAAAATTGGTACAAATTTTACCGGAGACCTTGCAACGCCATTATCATCAGGTCTTAGTGTGGTAACAGTTAACCCAAATGGTAAAAATACAATCAGTATAGAAGATAATGTCATTTCTAGCGAAGGGTATGCAATTAACCTTTTAAATAATGGGATGCCCGTAAGTATCAAAAGAAATTTTATTGGTATTGACAAGAGCTTAACCAAGCGATTGCGAGCTTCAACAGGTGTTTTTGTTTACTATTCGGATGGTGTAGTTATTGGTGGGCAAGACCCGGCAGACGCAAATTACATCGCCTATTGTAAGCCGGTAAATGTTTGGCCCTATTCAACTGTTTCAGTGAATA from Flavobacterium sp. W4I14 includes these protein-coding regions:
- a CDS encoding putative membrane protein YfcA (product_source=COG0730; cog=COG0730; ko=KO:K07090; pfam=PF01925; transmembrane_helix_parts=Inside_1_6,TMhelix_7_29,Outside_30_43,TMhelix_44_63,Inside_64_74,TMhelix_75_97,Outside_98_100,TMhelix_101_120,Inside_121_136,TMhelix_137_154,Outside_155_158,TMhelix_159_178,Inside_179_190,TMhelix_191_213,Outside_214_232,TMhelix_233_250,Inside_251_255), which gives rise to MVVNELILLCLVAFAAGFIDAIVGGGGLLQTPAILLILPHYPVATLLGTTKIPSMAGTTLAAFKYSKQVRFNYKVLAACVATAFCAALLGAFLVSRIDNSVIKPVILVVLILVALYTYFNKQFGIHQEKTHSLKQQVLVAGLFGILIGFYDGLIGPGTGSFLILVFIAVLGFDFIGASAHAKIVNMATNLAAIVYFSSTGHILFQYAIPMALFNLTGAFFGTKLALLKGNKFVRVFFLIVVFGTILRFAYDALLK